A single Tumebacillus sp. BK434 DNA region contains:
- the codY gene encoding GTP-sensing pleiotropic transcriptional regulator CodY has protein sequence MVLLEKIQRFNRLLQKSAANGVDFMELAKLLSDMVDSNVYVVSKTGKILGFGLAEYELTLEWNQIMTVDQRFPGNFNESLIKITETQKNIENKEPFYVFSAEENEVFKKKNLTIVPIVGGGTRLGTLVLARLNNKFTDEDLILSEYGATVVGMEIIRAEQEEIHEKARQRAMVMMALESLSFSEQEAIQHIFKELEGSEGLLVASKIADRVGITRSVIVNAIRKLESAGVIESRSLGMKGTYIKVLNPLFLEQLEALDK, from the coding sequence ATGGTTTTGTTGGAAAAAATACAACGCTTTAACCGTCTGCTGCAAAAATCGGCTGCAAACGGCGTCGACTTCATGGAGCTGGCGAAACTGCTCAGTGACATGGTAGACTCTAACGTCTACGTGGTTTCGAAAACGGGTAAGATTTTGGGCTTTGGCCTCGCCGAGTACGAGCTGACTTTGGAATGGAATCAGATCATGACCGTCGATCAGCGCTTCCCGGGCAACTTTAACGAGTCGCTGATCAAGATCACCGAAACGCAGAAGAACATCGAGAACAAAGAGCCGTTCTACGTGTTCTCCGCAGAAGAGAACGAAGTGTTCAAGAAGAAGAACCTGACGATCGTTCCGATCGTCGGCGGCGGCACGCGCCTCGGCACCTTGGTGCTGGCGCGCCTGAACAACAAGTTCACCGATGAAGATCTCATCCTCTCCGAATACGGCGCAACTGTGGTTGGCATGGAGATCATCCGTGCCGAGCAGGAAGAAATTCATGAAAAAGCCCGCCAGCGCGCGATGGTGATGATGGCGCTCGAATCCCTGTCCTTCTCGGAACAGGAAGCGATCCAGCACATCTTTAAAGAGCTGGAAGGCTCCGAAGGTCTGCTCGTCGCCTCGAAGATCGCAGACCGCGTCGGCATCACCCGCTCGGTCATCGTCAACGCGATCCGCAAGCTGGAATCGGCCGGCGTCATCGAATCCCGCTCGCTGGGTATGAAAGGCACGTACATCAAGGTGCTCAACCCGCTGTTCCTTGAGCAGCTCGAAGCGCTCGACAAGTAA